Proteins found in one Mycoplasmopsis bovigenitalium genomic segment:
- a CDS encoding MAG5620 family putative phospho-sugar mutase, which translates to MKDLLHLYSDRLYFKNVTEKTPIKYGSLTLLAYSIDLALNKNSKILVTILGKTQHQYIRKLSAFLQTKKHQIYTYDKPVSSSLWIDELAFKTNELDYLIKIFIDSKNQNAYIKILDKNLQSINKNLLEKIIQSYNENMVFKFDSTTAQSFNNIKYQTIVNSSTSKSGILKPFIGIRQRYKSKTYLFHQNNLNSFEISKSLLTNYPSDFIAKNKSLSIKKIKTLLYFFEAYFTREKISSIIHQNEIDKIDIFLRINNKFQLINSNLLAMIYLDFYLEEYKRAHVDISKFIVLIPHSANNGIKELLSQYNVGWEYFDEATYKDLLKNSNYVFAYNENNFIANPKYSNEFNNHYFITCLIWMINSYLNRNNLLSFKHNRIIECFGQYKQVNFQNKIVVKNIDHLIEFTKEFVKNKPLKNIQNCSAILSYEDSKFYLFKLSNSKNHELIVYYDFTTDKIKVTTNLCYVYKFKPVFAFFDTFKAKVLTSKIFKLIKKFLSKKHNNKSRI; encoded by the coding sequence ATGAAAGATTTGCTACATCTTTATTCGGATAGATTATATTTCAAAAATGTAACCGAAAAAACCCCTATTAAATACGGATCACTAACGCTTTTAGCCTACTCAATTGATCTCGCACTTAATAAAAATAGCAAAATTTTAGTTACGATTTTAGGAAAAACTCAACATCAATACATACGCAAATTATCAGCTTTTTTGCAAACAAAAAAACACCAAATTTATACCTATGATAAACCCGTATCTTCATCTTTATGAATTGACGAATTAGCCTTTAAAACGAATGAATTAGATTACCTTATTAAGATATTTATTGATTCAAAAAATCAAAATGCTTATATTAAAATATTAGACAAAAATCTCCAATCAATAAACAAAAATTTACTTGAAAAAATTATTCAATCTTACAATGAAAATATGGTGTTCAAATTCGACAGCACCACTGCTCAGTCATTTAACAACATAAAATATCAAACAATTGTAAACTCAAGCACTTCAAAAAGCGGAATTTTAAAACCATTTATTGGCATAAGACAAAGATATAAATCTAAAACTTATTTGTTTCACCAAAATAATTTAAATAGTTTCGAAATATCAAAATCATTACTAACAAATTATCCAAGTGATTTTATCGCCAAAAATAAATCATTGTCAATAAAAAAAATTAAAACATTACTATATTTTTTTGAAGCGTATTTCACTCGTGAGAAAATATCAAGCATAATTCATCAAAACGAAATTGACAAGATAGATATTTTTCTTCGAATCAATAATAAATTCCAACTAATTAATTCGAATTTATTGGCAATGATATATTTAGATTTTTACTTAGAAGAATACAAAAGGGCCCATGTTGATATTTCAAAATTTATTGTCTTAATTCCACACTCAGCCAACAATGGCATTAAGGAATTATTGAGTCAATACAATGTGGGTTGAGAATATTTTGATGAAGCAACATATAAAGATCTGTTGAAAAATTCAAACTATGTTTTTGCATACAATGAAAATAATTTCATAGCTAATCCTAAATACTCAAATGAATTTAATAATCATTACTTTATCACTTGTTTAATTTGAATGATAAATTCATATCTAAATCGAAACAATTTATTGTCGTTTAAGCACAATAGAATAATAGAGTGTTTTGGGCAGTATAAACAAGTTAATTTTCAGAATAAAATAGTTGTTAAAAATATTGACCATTTGATTGAATTTACAAAAGAATTCGTAAAAAATAAACCATTGAAAAATATACAAAATTGTTCTGCGATTTTAAGTTATGAAGATAGTAAGTTTTACCTGTTTAAATTATCAAATTCAAAAAATCACGAATTAATCGTTTATTATGATTTTACCACTGATAAAATCAAGGTTACCACAAACCTTTGTTATGTTTATAAATTCAAACCAGTATTTGCATTTTTTGACACATTCAAAGCTAAAGTTTTAACAAGCAAAATCTTTAAGTTAATAAAAAAATTTTTATCTAAAAAACATAATAATAAAAGTAGAATTTAA